The genome window ATCTGGAAGCCGTAGTTGCGCTGAGCCTGGTACTCGGTTaccctgcagcaggaggacaggTCCATCTCACCGTCCAGCTCTGACGCCTGAAGTGAAGCACGGATGAGACCCGGGCCAAGCAAAGACCCAAGCGCTGTGGAGGACAGACGAGCTCACCTCCTCGGCTACCGAGTCCTTGTAGTACCTCAGGCTGCGGTCCGTCAAAACAAACCAGTATTTCTTccactgcagcagagacaggaagcaacaCAGAGGGTGGGACAGCTACCGAGCCAAGCGTCCCTTCACACGGGTAAACCAGGACCCCGTCTCCCGAGTCCACCGGAGCTCTCTGGAGGCGCCGCCCCGTCACTCACCGTGCTAGCGACCAGAACCGGAACGCGTTCGTCACCTAGCTGTTCATGCTAACCTGGCCTTGTGCCTCCAGCTTCACCATCCAGCCCTTCTTGAAGTTCAGCAAATCCGGCTGGAAGAGAAACGACAGGAAAAGCCTCAACCTGCAGTTCAGAGGCGCCCAAAGCCCAACGCCCCCCAGGAACACGAgacatgctgccccccccaaagGACACACAGAGGCCAGTCTGCGACCCGCCTCCCAGTGATAAGGCTTCAAACTGGGTTATCCAACAGCAGACGACCCCGCAGAGCGCCGACCCGGACCCAGCAGAACGTCGTGCAGCCACCAAACGACAGTAAAGGCGTTCTGTTCTACTCTAGAGTCAGCTCGGGGTCGGCCATCGACAGCGTGACGTGCACCCGCCCCACGCCGGTCCAACGAACAACCCGAGGTTCTACGCTCACCGTCATGACGGAGTCGGTGGTCCTTCTGTCCAGAGACTTGGCTCTCCTCAGAGGtggcagggtgggggggaaaTCCAGACCCTGCCCCACATCGGGCCTCTGCTCCTAGACGACACACACGAAGCCTTGCATGCCTAATAGCAaatgatcgggggggggggggggggcagtgcagcTCAAGAACATCTAACTCCGTTTGGGTGTGCATGgatgtcatggcaaccacagctTGTTGCACGAGGATCATCTCAACGCACTGGACCAATGAGCAAACACCGATGGTGTGAGGGGCGTGCCCATCACGCCTGGGCTTcaatgggggtggggtgggggaaCCACAAGGACCAGTGGATTCCCACCACAAAGCGGAAACGGGAAATGGAGCAGAGGTCACACTTATGACCTTGAAGTAAAACAGACAGGACAGTGATGCCTGAAGACGGGAGTCGGACACACGTTACCTCGCTCTGGAAGCGTCTGTGCTCACTGCGGCCCTgcctggctccgccccttaccggctcctccacctccatttTCTCTGGATTCTCCAGCTCCAAGGCCTCCAACTTCTCAATGACGCCAGAGCGACTGCACACACAGATAGCAACAATCCACTTAGCATCGGCTACATGCTACTCATCTGCTCCTGTGATGACACCGAGTCCTTAGCGACACGTTGTCAGGCAAACCAGGAAACGACGCCCCGTTTGAGCTTCCACCAAACCTAAAGAACCAGGACGATCAATGACCGGCAGGCGAAGGATAAGGAACAAGCCCCACGAAATGCATAGTTATGATAacggtcaccatagcaaccaaACCTCTAATCACCCAAATGACCTTCATCCCTTCCATCCTTTGCTGGCTTCAGGTGCTCGATGCCCTGCGCTACGccctgcaccagcagcagcaacgaGCAAGGCCTGCAGACATCGCACATTACAGATGTCCCGAGTCCTTTACAGCGGtaccgctggttgggggccgctggttgggggccgctggttgggggccgctggttgggggccgctggttgggggccgctggttgggggccgctggttgggggccgctggttgggggccgctggttgggggccgctggttgggggccgctggttgggggccgctggttgggggccgctggttgggggccgctggttgggggccgctggttgggggccgctggttgggggccgctggttgggggccgctggttgggggccgctggttgggggccgctggttgggggccgccggTTGGGGGCCGCCGGTTGGGGGCCGCCGGTTGGGGGCCGCCGGTTGGGGGCCGCCGGTTGGGGGCCGCCGGTTGGGGGCCGCCGGTTGGGGGCCGCCGGTTGGGGGCCGCCGGTTGGGGGCCGCCGGTTGGGGGCCGCCGGTTGGGGGCCGCCGGTTGGGGGCCgccggttgggggccgctggttgggggccgccggTTGGGGGCCGCCGGTTGGGGGCCGCCGGTTGGGGGCCgccggttgggggccgctggttgggggccgctggttgggggccgctggcttacaggaagctgaacgtgcaccGTGTGCCTGACGCTGGCGATAGGATGTGGGGCTTCACTAACAGCCAACGGGACTTCATCTGTCCTCCTGAGAGGCTGCTTCCTATagatacatatatacatatatacacatatatatatatatatatacatgcaaagacaaaaccTGGCAGAGCCGCACGTGAAGAAGCCTGCTTTAGAGAGAAAGCCTTTCTTGTATCGTCGCTACACAATGAGGTTAGGAGCGCTGCCCCCTCTGGCCTTTAGTAACAGCGTGAAATTTagtaataaaattaataaagtaaagtaataaaaaacgacacaaatttaaagtgataaacagtgcatgcagagattgtccagtactttgcatgcAGTAAAAGTATACATTAGTcagtacacacggtgagtagttctattgtttagtacacacggcgagtagttctattgtttagtacacacggcGAGTAgttagttatattgtttagtacacacggtgagtagttctattgtttagtacacacggtgagtagttctattgtttagtacacacggtgagtagttagttatattgtttagtacacacggtgagtagttctattgtttagtacacacggtgagtagttctattgtttagtacacacggtgagtagttctattgtttagtacacacggtgagtagttctattgtttagtacacacggtgagtagttctattgtttagtacacacggtgagtagttctattgtttaggggcagagagcagccggtgatcttctgggctgtgttgatcactctctgcagtaccacgccgtgatgcagtaccacgccgtgatgcagtaccacgccgtgatgcagtaccacgccgtgatgcagtaccacgccgtgatgcagtaccacgccgtgatgcagtaccacgccgtgacgcagtaccacgccgtgatgcagtaccacgccgtgatgcagtaccacagtctgatgcagtaccacgccgtgatgcagtaccacgccgtgatgcagtaccacgccgtgatgcagtaccacgccgtgatgcagtaccacgccgtgatgcagtaccacgccgtgatgcagtaccacgccgtgatgcagtaccacgccgtgatgcagtaccacgccgtgatgcagtaccacgccgtgatgcagtaccacgccgtgatgcagtaccacgccgtggtgcagtaccacagtctgatgcagtaccacgccgtggtgcagtaccacagtctgatgcagtaccacgccgtgatgcagtaccacgccgtgatgcagtaccacgccgtgatgcagtacccaggatgctctccagggggctctctagaaggccaccagcagcttctcctccaggtggttcctcctgagcaccctcaggaagtggagtcgctgctgggccttcttcaccaccgccgtggtgttagcagaccaggacaggtcgtcggtgatgtggaccccaggaacctgaatgaggggaccccctccacgccacgcagacccccatgatggtcagtggaccccctccacgccacgcagacccccatgatggtcagtggaccccctccacgccacgcagacccccatgatggtcagcggaccccctccacgcagacccccatgatggtcaggggaccccctccacgccacgcagacccccatgatggtcagcgGGGGTCTGGGCCGGGCTAcggaagtccatgatgagttctttGGTTTTCGTGGTGCTCAGTGGAAGGTTcttcaccgagcaccacgccgggggggggaggtgggaggCAGGGGGAAATCCTGCCATTCTTTTTGCTCCAACGTCGTCCTTATTTGGGGACTACAGCCGAAGCACCGGCCCTTTAAAGGGACGGGCTGGACCACCTTTCACTGCTCAGAGCAAACGGACTGAAGTCCTGCATCGCCCCCCATCTTGTTTCAGCGTAGCAGCAAAGGAGAACGGAAAGAGGAGCTGGGCCGGGCGACACCTCCATCCTGATTCGCTCTTGAAGGAGGTCTGAGAATAGGAGCTGCTATCAGAGGTCATCCGGAAACGGGTAACCGAGGCGATAAATGGAGCCGCGGTCCCAGTCCGCTGACATAAGGAGCTGGGACAGGCCGCCCCCACGCAAGCATCAGAGCGGCTCAGGTGGGCCAGCGCTGCCTTTAGGCCGGGGGGGCGGACCCTCACCCACTGTTGAGGCCGGAGACGTCCTTACCAACAACACCAGATTAATGAATGgaaaggacagggggggggggggggggggcatgggtcAGCCCACACAACACACTTCGTACCGCTCCTCAACCTAGAACCTGTGTGTGTCGGACTttggacattttatttccatatttgCAAACGTGCGTGCAAATATGGGCCACGTGAGGAAACACGATCCAAGGCGGGGAACCGAACCGGCGCTGCAGGAACTATTTGGCCGCCAATACTAGAATTGCGAGGGCAGAAATATCTGTGGACCAATCACAACGTTAATCTGCGAGTGGGCCGTAAAAGCCACCCCAGACCCCCCGTGGCACTGACCTCTCTGGGCTCAGGACGGCCTCCCTCTCCTGCCTGTCAGGGCTCCGGAACCGGCCCCTCTTCTCCGCCTTTCTGGCCTCGGCCTCCAGCCGTCGAGACCGAGGGGTGTCGTGATGGCTGAAGGCGTGGCCACCTCTCTGGTTGGCTGGGTGGCTGTCGGTGCTGGTCACCGTGCTGCCGCTGGCGTCCGAGTCCAGCGAGCTGACCGAGCCGCTGATGTGAGAGCCGTTAGAGAGCAGGGAGCTACCTGAGGGGAACGGGTCGCTGGGTGCAGGCGACAAGCATCGGGGAACGCCCCCCAAACTGGAGCAGGAGCCTGTTGGGGATCGCAGGTCACCGTGGGCCTGGGGGGCGGAGCTGTGCAGTGCCAGACCTCCCTGGTCGACTTCATCACCATTCACTGATCCAGTGTCGGAGCCCTGCGTCACAGAGgccccctcacctggaccacAGAAGAGCCGCAGAACACCTCATTCACATTTAGTTAACCGGACACCATCTTATTCATCCAGCTGTATTTTATTCacttcaaatatattttgtaacACCCCCCTTACCTGTGGGGGGCAGGTCAGGTGCAGCCCACACAGCAGCCCCGTCAGCCTCCCTCTGGTTCAGCTCCTCCTGCCAGATGATGGAGCTCGAGTCTGGGACCTTCTCAGCATCCGGGATACCAGAACCAGTCACTGCTACCTTGGCTGGGCCCGGTTCCTAGAGGATGTATGAATGAAGAATCACCTGGTTTACAGCGTCCTGTAACCGGGGACCGGACTCCCCGCTAGATAGCAGACCAGAACAAGCtgatcaaaaacaacaacacgaaCCCGACCTCAGGTTCAAGTGTCTTTATTACCTGTGAGGTGGTCGGCTCCACTttacgcttcttcttctggttCTGTTTGTTGGTTCGGGGGTATACCACCAGCTGTTCACTCCACCTAGAGGTAGACAACAGCATGTCTGACATGTCTCCACACCCAAAACTATCCAACCTATTGACATAGAACTTACCCATTGATGATCTCCTTATTCTCCCCCCTAATGAAATACTCCTGGTCAGGGGTGCTTATGCACAGGGAGTTCTTCTGGCCAGTCTTGGGCTCTGCGTCTATGACGTCCACGCAGAGGTTCATGTTCACCGTGCCCTGAGGCAGCGTGCTCGGCTGGAGGAGACACAGCATCACCGATTACTCCGTTAGATTCAATGAAAGCTGGGCCTGGTCATTGAACACAACCCCAAGCATGGCGTGTACACAAACTCAGCTAGCGTTAACACAACCCCAAGCATGGCGTGTACACAAACTCAGCTAGCGTTAACACAACCCCAAGCATGGCGTGTACACAAACTCAGCTAGCGTTAACACAACCCCAAGCATGGCGGGTACACAAACTCAGCTAGCGTTAACACAACCCCAAGCATGGCGGGTACACAAACTCAGCTAGCGTTCGAAAGCCTCAAGATGTACACGGAAAGCGCCGCGGAAGGACAACGTAACAAAAGTGAACGTCCTACACCTGAGCTACAAACCCTGATCGTAGGGCAGGTGCACATTTAGCTTTTCATCATTGGATTAGCATGCAAATGAGGCAAACGCTTCAGTCGTTGCAAACAAGTGAGAAGGGGAGACGGCAGCAAAGGTACTTTGGGTTTGGCTGGCGAAGAACCGGCGTTCCTGCATTCTACAGCACGAAGCCAGAACCTCTGTCcgagagtagactaaagactttcctttgtAACAAATGTTAGGAAAAGCCCGTCGCCCGCGGTTACAGCTGCCCCGATCAGTCGACCTCGCCGATCGGCCTGTCTGTTACTGTCTGTTACTGTCTGTTACTCTCTGTTACTCTCTGTTACTGTCTGTTACTGTCTGTTACTGCGTCGTCTTTGTTTTCTGAATATTGTGTCCCATgtggtttattattattggttgttgtttgtgatGTTGTTGATGTTCAGTCAGTGAAGAAAGATAGATTTCCCTACGGGGACCAATAAaaacctatctatctatcttatagttaatcgatgcagtaatcaatataatcaatatgctgtcattagtcagcattggtggcttaacatcatgacacaccgagctcctccctctttatctggttattcatgttataaatatatgtcagtaatctctctctcttcctgtagtcttgttctctctctccctctgtttgtccctctctctctttcaggtccttctgtctgtggtgctgcagaacctggacctgtgtccctcaacgctgatgtccacgtcgctggcattagcatttatagctttatatcgctagcattagcatttatatcgctagcattagcatttacagctttatatcgctagcattagcattttgtttttgtctgctcctgctccgtcttcccatccatctccttgtttttgactatcctctgacctctctctctctctctctctcactctctatctatcaaccggtccagacagatgtccgtccaccatgagcctaggttctgtccaaggtttctgcctgttaaagggaagtttttccttgccttcgtctccaaagttcttgctcttgtgggtcaagttgggttctgtgtttccctgctaatcctgtaaagcaggggtccccaaccaccgggcagcagcccggtaccggtccgtgaggcatttgttaccgggccgcaaacaaagaacaatttccgttgtatcaactattagcgtctaaaaggtgttttattttgaaaaacaaccggattttctccaacgtaacaatcgcctcttgatacgttgctagaAAAACCAACCGAGAActcgcaaaaattaataaaaagaaacaaaagtctttggagagcttctttgctaaggaaaaaagtctaactgaggaggaagaagaggaggaagaagaggaggtgatgacctccaagaagagaaaccaggactaagacttaaaactcgggtatcaacagctgattcgctccgttaacgagcaatgaagggttaaaacctgcttcggcacattgagaccagaacccggattaaaaaacaagaacccggattaaaagaccagaacccggattacaagacaagaacccggattaaaaaacaagaacccggattaaaagacaagaatgtggaatttatgaaacaaagaaccatgaaggacagaagtaattattgggacaacaatttatggtgagtagatattgtgtaactattaaatatttatttaatagttattgcaagtgcataataaagtttattactaagattatattcctctttttaaatgtaattatacaccccccccccccccccgcccccccccggcccgtGGCAGGAAAAGGGTTGGGGAccaatcctgtaaagtgccttgaggtgacttcctgttgtgatctggcgctatagaaataaaactgaattgaattttcCTTGAACTCCATCACCTTCATAGCTTTTCCATGTCAGCATAACAAACAGATTAGGATTTGGGCCTGCGGTCCTCTTACCGGCCTTTGCTGGACTATGTCTGCTGCAGATGTAAAACAGGTGCTGGGTCTATTCCCAGCTCCTTTTAAGGTCACCGCATGCAGAACCAGCTTTATTAAGAACTGCCTGTAGACCCACGGAGGCTGCCAAATATGGTAATTACGCTGCATCACACTTTAGGATTCTGACACTGTGGATGAATTCCTTCCAGGAGAAAGACACCAAAATATTTGATCCAGAGTGTTTTCATGTGGGAAAATGCAGTACGCTGCAACTTGTGGCCAGATGAGTATGTTAGTGAGGCTCGGTAGGATCACAGCGCGGGACCAGAACGACCATTAATGGAGACTCCATAGCGAGAACTTCTGCTTTTGCGTCTGACATTTCCTGAACTTGCGTTTCACCATCGTGAAACGGAGTTGCGGGTTGGTGAGTGAGCGACtcagtaatggggggggggggcgtcgctcTACTCAGCTatggtttttcttttcaaacacCAACCACACACCTCGCTTGTATAGATTTCTGTATTTTACACAGcttgtcctctttttttaatcatttgtattttatgttgttattagacaccagatggcgctgcactcctaatctcattgtgtagctactatgccatgacgataaaggctttctattctattctattctctaCTTTTCTTCCGGCGGTGCCGATGTTTCCGCCGTTCGAGCATGCACCCCATCGGGCTCTTATTGCTTCGTTGTGATGTCGGGCCAGTAAGGTCAATGACCCTAGAATCAATAGAGAGGATTACCGAGTTTGGTCTTTTGTACATCATTTCCATTTGTCTGTAGACATCAACAGACGATACGGCGACCATCCTCCTTTCTCTTCGTAACCAACCCATTCAATACTCATCTGGAAAAGGAACTCTATTTTAACCATCACAATGAATGCGAGTTTCGTCGAGTTTGAACCTGACCAACACCTACTGGAATAAATGAGGCGATCATATCATCAGAGCTAAGACGGGGGCTCGCCTCATCCTGTGGTCGCACGAACGAAGCGGTAACTACTAACAGAGGATCTTAAACCTGGGCACACAGGTAGTACGCTGGTAATCCTACCGCTCCAACTGCAGCCAttgttgtgtttctgactgATCCCCTTATACAGCTGTGCTCCGAAGAAAGAAGTCCAGGGACTCTGTCGCTCTACAgagactctgatgctctacagagactctgaagctctacagagactgatctacagactctgaagctctacagagactgatctacagactctgaagctctacagagactgatctacagactctgatgctctacagagactgatctacagactctgatgctctacagagactgatctacagactctgatgctctacagagactgatctacagactctgatgctctacagagactgatctacagactctgatgctctacagagactgatctacagactctgatgctctacagagactgatctacagactctgatgctctacagagactgatctacagactctgaagctctacagagactgatctacagactctgaagctctacagagactgatctacagactctgatgctctacagagactgatcttcagactctgatgctctacagagactgatctacagactctgaagctctacagagactgatctacagactctgatgctctacagagactgatctacagactctgaagctctacagagactgatctacagactctgatgctctacagagactgatcttcagactctgaagctctacagagactgatctacagactctgatgctctacagagactgatctacagactctgaagctctacagagactctgatgctctacatGATTAAGCAATAATGAGAATACTTGTTAGTTGCATTCGTAGCTGAAACGTGGATTGCTAGCTCTTCTTACCATAAGTGACGAGTGGGGAAAATAACCGCTAactcagcagcagcattctTATAGTATGAGGATGATTGGggaacaaaaacactgaaatggTTTTGTCTATATATTCAATGGGTGGGATCAAGTAGAGACAACGTGCAGCAAAAGGGCTGAAGGGTGAGCTTTCTGCAGTAGATGGCGTTGTTAGGTGGAAACCGCCCTCGGCTACCGGTACCAAAACAGACAATAGTTCTGCCAAGGTTACCATTCAAGCACAAATCAATTGTTGTGGGATTGATTTCAACACCTCCAGTTTTCCCGG of Brachionichthys hirsutus isolate HB-005 unplaced genomic scaffold, CSIRO-AGI_Bhir_v1 contig_1130, whole genome shotgun sequence contains these proteins:
- the LOC137917081 gene encoding myosin phosphatase Rho-interacting protein-like, which encodes MLHEIRGLKLVFSEGHISIMAALKGPVKWQRRFFVLYEHGCLRFALDESPSTLPQGTVNMNLCVDVIDAEPKTGQKNSLCISTPDQEYFIRGENKEIINGWSEQLVVYPRTNKQNQKKKRKVEPTTSQEPGPAKVAVTGSGIPDAEKVPDSSSIIWQEELNQREADGAAVWAAPDLPPTGEGASVTQGSDTGSVNGDEVDQGGLALHSSAPQAHGDLRSPTGSCSSLGGVPRCLSPAPSDPFPSGSSLLSNGSHISGSVSSLDSDASGSTVTSTDSHPAEARKAEKRGRFRSPDRQEREAVLSPESVRHTVHVQLPVSQRPPTSGPQPAAPNRRPPTGGPQPAAPNRRPPTSGPQPAAPNRRPPTGGPQPAAPNRRPPTGGPQPAAPNRRPPTGGPQPAAPNRRPPTGGPQPAAPNQRPPTSGPQPAAPNQRRSGVIEKLEALELENPEKMEVEEPVRGGARQGRSHKCDLCSISRFRFVVGIHWSLWFPHPTPIEAQA